The genomic window ACAGGACAAAAAATTTCACCCCTTATTATAATTTCATATTTAAATACTAATAAAAATTTAATTTTTTTAATTACTTTAATTTCAATAAATTCAATCTTGGGTTTAAACCAAAACTCTATACGTAAAATTTTAGCAATATCTTCAATTAATAATTCTACAGGAATATGGTTGGCAATTTTATTAAACAATAAATTATGAAGGAATTATTTCGTAATTTATTCAATATTAAATTTTTTAATAATTAAAATTTTAAATAATTATAATATTAACTATATTAATCAATTAAAATTTTTTAATTTAAATTTTTTTTTTAAATTAAATATAATAATATTAATTTTTTCAATTATAGGTTTACCACCTATAATTGGATTTTTAATAAAATGAATATTAATTAAAAATTTAATTTATAATAATATATACATAATTATAATAATATTAATTATATTAACTATTTTAAATTTATTTTTCTATATTAAAATATCTTATTTT from Aphis gossypii mitochondrion, complete genome includes these protein-coding regions:
- the ND2 gene encoding NADH dehydrogenase subunit 2, with the translated sequence MNLNLTKIMFFIMLMFSTLMSISASNWLSMWMGLELNLFSIIPILNFKSSIYSIEATMKYFLIQAFASILLLIFLINKNFFFLNNSNIMIIMPLLMKLSLMPFPLGLPSMMEGLNGMAGLLMMTGQKISPLIMISYLNTNKNLIFLITLISMNSILGLNQNSMRKILAMSSINNSTGMWLAILLNNKLWSNYFVIYSMLNFLMIKILNNYNINYINQLKFFNLNFFFKLNMMMLIFSIMGLPPMIGFLMKWMLIKNLIYNNMYMIMMMLIMLTILNLFFYIKMSYFMLFNFNLFNKWYLQFKKNNYNFFLFMNFFSLFFSYLIFY